The nucleotide window TCCGAGCCTATTTTCAGGGCCCGGTAGTCAAGTATGCGGCGGGCTAAAACATCAAAGGGCCGGATCAATAGTTGCCGAGCCACCCAACGCCACCTCAATATGTGTCGCGCCCCGCTCCAATGCATGCCGGATCAGGCGCCCCACCCCAGCAGTCGTCCGATCC belongs to Chitinivorax tropicus and includes:
- a CDS encoding glycerate kinase; the encoded protein is DRTTAGVGRLIRHALERGATHIEVALGGSATIDPAL